A window of the Bacteroidota bacterium genome harbors these coding sequences:
- a CDS encoding alpha/beta fold hydrolase has protein sequence MLEFRTVHGVRVAFEWVDSGKELIVFLHGVGADRRAWAPQMSFFSQLGYGVAAIDIRGSGDSQARTPNGRAVPISMPDFAADVDALIRELGFERAHWVGNSMGGVIIMEAFHAGYSTVEKAVLANTFAMHPESSSILPRPARALREKSLVAFAHERIPFAHKPDIDPKILNESILAMATKDVETYLASWRETWGYDYRETLSRVKIPTLVLTGSMDKITPPVLGEEIAGLISGSVYHMIEGANHLSNLDQPEEFNRLVYEFLKA, from the coding sequence ATGCTTGAATTCCGAACTGTCCATGGTGTACGTGTTGCATTTGAATGGGTAGACTCCGGCAAGGAGTTAATCGTGTTCTTACATGGTGTTGGCGCCGACCGACGGGCATGGGCACCGCAAATGAGTTTTTTCAGCCAGCTTGGTTATGGAGTTGCCGCAATTGACATACGCGGATCCGGCGATTCACAAGCCCGCACGCCCAATGGCCGTGCTGTCCCAATCTCCATGCCGGATTTCGCTGCCGACGTGGACGCGCTTATTCGAGAACTCGGATTCGAGCGCGCGCATTGGGTTGGCAATTCAATGGGCGGCGTAATAATCATGGAAGCATTCCATGCGGGATATTCGACGGTAGAAAAGGCCGTGCTTGCCAATACGTTCGCTATGCATCCCGAGAGCTCATCGATCTTGCCGCGGCCTGCACGCGCCCTTCGTGAGAAATCTCTCGTCGCATTTGCTCACGAACGGATTCCATTCGCGCACAAACCCGATATCGACCCGAAGATCTTAAATGAGTCCATACTGGCAATGGCGACAAAGGATGTCGAAACCTATCTTGCTTCATGGCGCGAAACATGGGGATATGATTATCGCGAAACGTTGTCGCGCGTGAAGATTCCCACGCTCGTTCTTACCGGATCGATGGACAAAATCACACCACCGGTGCTGGGCGAGGAGATTGCAGGCCTCATATCCGGCTCGGTGTATCATATGATTGAGGGCGCCAATCACCTTTCGAACCTCGATCAACCTGAAGAATTCAATCGGTTGGTCTATGAGTTCTTGAAGGCCTAA
- a CDS encoding TerC/Alx family metal homeostasis membrane protein, whose amino-acid sequence MSFQKALAWSLFWIGLSLLVAIGIYYYAGPNQAEAFVTGYLLEKSLSFDNLFIFLMLFTHFGVSASAQRRALNYGIIGVLVLRGVLIFVGVALVDEFDWLMYAFGAIVLYSGFVMLRGSSHEFDPATSRTIRLVSKMIKIAPDFHGTRFFVRAEIRHRTRLIATPLFLVLAVIEVMDIIFAVDSIPAIFSVTRDPFIIYASNMLAVLGLRSMYFLLVRVHEAFRFVKQGVGVILWFIGIKMLLPAVWPNLLITNTLALAVVTAVLLTSILLSVTIREKQ is encoded by the coding sequence ATGAGCTTCCAAAAAGCACTCGCATGGAGTCTGTTCTGGATCGGCCTTTCTCTGCTTGTCGCCATCGGCATCTATTATTATGCCGGTCCGAACCAAGCTGAAGCATTCGTCACCGGTTATTTACTCGAAAAGTCGCTTTCGTTCGATAACCTCTTCATCTTCTTGATGCTCTTCACGCATTTCGGCGTGAGCGCATCGGCCCAGCGGCGCGCGCTGAATTATGGAATAATCGGAGTGCTCGTCCTGCGAGGCGTGCTCATCTTCGTCGGCGTGGCTCTTGTCGATGAATTCGACTGGCTGATGTACGCCTTTGGCGCTATCGTTTTGTACAGCGGGTTTGTGATGCTCCGCGGTTCCTCGCACGAGTTCGATCCAGCGACGAGCCGGACGATCCGGCTCGTCTCAAAGATGATCAAGATCGCTCCGGATTTTCACGGGACCCGCTTCTTTGTTCGCGCGGAGATTCGCCATCGTACGCGTCTGATCGCCACGCCCTTGTTCCTGGTCTTAGCCGTGATCGAAGTGATGGACATCATCTTTGCTGTCGATAGCATCCCGGCGATTTTTTCGGTGACCCGCGATCCGTTCATTATCTATGCTTCGAATATGCTCGCGGTGCTTGGGCTCCGTTCGATGTATTTCTTACTCGTCCGTGTCCATGAAGCGTTTCGTTTTGTTAAGCAGGGCGTTGGAGTGATACTCTGGTTCATCGGGATCAAGATGCTCTTGCCGGCGGTATGGCCTAATCTACTCATCACGAATACCCTGGCGCTTGCGGTGGTCACTGCGGTCCTGCTGACTTCGATCCTGCTATCGGTAACTATACGCGAAAAACAATAA
- a CDS encoding glycosyltransferase family 2 protein, whose translation MPSRTVSIVMPIYNEESLLSELFDRMTRVLNGLETSTGLAGEWVIVNDGSHDRTLEILRGYATKDPRLAVIDLSRNFGHQPAIQAGLEYAHGDAIIIMDGDLQDPPELIPDLVRTWLRGPKVVVAKRRSRAERGLKGMLFKLFHSMLARVSDLKMETGSGVFGLIDRRVANEMIRLRERNRFFPGLRSWVGYEQADVIYDREKRASGEPKQTFGRLVRYAFDAIFSFSLKPLRAIWTLGFIVSIFSIAYALYLLILRVFHIDVVPGFTTPTVAILLLGGIQLISIGILGEYLGRIYDEVKQRPHYVINEIITTSSELVPGVVAQHTLLST comes from the coding sequence ATGCCAAGCCGCACTGTTTCGATTGTGATGCCGATCTACAACGAAGAATCGCTCCTGAGCGAACTCTTCGACCGAATGACGCGGGTTCTGAACGGACTCGAAACATCCACTGGCCTTGCTGGTGAGTGGGTCATTGTAAATGATGGTTCGCATGATCGGACATTGGAAATCCTTCGCGGATATGCCACGAAGGATCCCCGGCTCGCAGTGATCGATCTCTCTCGAAATTTCGGACATCAGCCGGCAATCCAGGCCGGTCTCGAGTATGCGCATGGCGATGCCATTATTATTATGGATGGGGACTTGCAGGATCCCCCCGAACTGATTCCTGATCTGGTCCGAACCTGGCTCCGCGGACCCAAGGTTGTCGTGGCCAAGCGACGGTCGCGTGCCGAGCGGGGACTCAAGGGGATGCTCTTCAAGCTATTCCATTCGATGCTCGCACGCGTGAGTGATCTCAAAATGGAAACGGGCAGTGGCGTCTTCGGATTGATCGATCGACGGGTCGCAAATGAAATGATACGATTGCGTGAGCGCAACCGGTTCTTCCCGGGACTTCGCTCCTGGGTCGGGTATGAGCAAGCCGATGTGATTTACGACCGCGAAAAGCGTGCCTCGGGTGAGCCCAAACAGACCTTTGGCCGACTTGTGCGATATGCCTTCGATGCGATCTTCAGCTTTAGCCTGAAACCGTTGCGAGCGATCTGGACGCTTGGGTTCATTGTCAGTATTTTCTCGATCGCTTACGCCCTGTACTTACTGATCCTACGCGTATTTCATATCGATGTCGTTCCCGGTTTCACCACTCCAACGGTTGCCATTCTTTTGCTCGGTGGCATTCAGTTGATTTCCATTGGGATTCTCGGCGAGTATCTCGGCCGCATATACGACGAAGTGAAGCAGCGGCCGCACTACGTCATTAACGAGATTATCACGACCTCGAGCGAGCTGGTCCCGGGCGTTGTAGCTCAGCACACTTTACTTAGCACATAG
- a CDS encoding glycosyltransferase family 39 protein, with protein sequence MMRATKWLVAVAACGFVALIVLLAYLRLAYPYEVEWMEGAMMDHSMRILDGLPLYSAPTIDFVPWLYPPLYYYIVAGAMKIVGVGFFAGRVVSFGSTLVTAGLLGWIVSRITQRPALALLTFALYLATYHATGFYFDIARNDAFFTLLLVGSAAVAIKLDGLAGASLSGLLLALAFLTKQQAIFFFPALAVWFWIQSKKQSAVFAVIAVGLTVLVLWMWNHASDGWLFYYLFHIPSAKTSDLSWLRAIEVLPTYVFGTFAVSSLAAIGLMIRLYKTQESYESRWTSSTGLLCLMSIAGLIAGAMSLGNDGGYANVMMPFAAFAVPMLPITVEEVQSHWPTMERYAWLAVLFQLAAFYFNPSSEKMLIASPHQRAGGDAFMQKLRAMPGDVYIPYHGFITRLAGKPSHANILATIDVLRTHDSTAVRLQRDLDSAFACHRFSAIIMEECPRIPCDSIAHYMLDGRMLLEPNVMLSRFGSEASRPNYVYIPK encoded by the coding sequence ATGATGCGCGCGACAAAGTGGCTGGTAGCAGTTGCGGCGTGCGGATTTGTCGCGCTGATTGTGTTGCTCGCCTATCTTCGGCTTGCATATCCATATGAGGTGGAGTGGATGGAAGGCGCGATGATGGACCACTCGATGCGGATCCTTGACGGCTTGCCACTCTATTCTGCACCCACGATCGATTTCGTCCCATGGCTCTACCCGCCCCTGTACTACTACATCGTTGCCGGAGCAATGAAGATCGTTGGCGTTGGATTTTTCGCCGGACGAGTTGTATCCTTCGGTTCGACGCTGGTGACGGCAGGGCTTCTGGGATGGATCGTTAGCCGAATCACCCAAAGACCTGCCCTTGCACTTTTGACGTTCGCATTGTATCTTGCAACCTATCATGCGACAGGATTCTATTTCGACATTGCCCGCAACGACGCGTTCTTCACGCTGCTTCTCGTGGGTTCGGCGGCGGTGGCAATCAAATTGGACGGCCTTGCTGGCGCTAGCCTCAGTGGGCTGCTGCTCGCGCTCGCGTTTCTAACAAAGCAGCAAGCCATCTTCTTCTTCCCGGCACTGGCAGTATGGTTTTGGATCCAATCAAAAAAACAGAGTGCTGTATTTGCGGTGATTGCCGTCGGTCTTACCGTTCTTGTGCTTTGGATGTGGAATCATGCTTCGGATGGCTGGCTTTTTTACTATCTTTTCCATATCCCGTCGGCCAAAACTTCAGATCTGTCGTGGCTGCGAGCGATAGAGGTGTTGCCCACATACGTATTCGGGACATTTGCCGTATCATCGTTGGCGGCCATCGGGCTTATGATACGTCTTTATAAGACTCAAGAGTCTTATGAGTCTCGCTGGACTTCTTCGACCGGACTACTATGTCTTATGAGTATTGCCGGCCTTATTGCCGGCGCAATGAGCCTCGGCAATGACGGCGGCTATGCAAATGTCATGATGCCTTTCGCCGCGTTCGCCGTGCCAATGTTGCCAATTACAGTCGAGGAAGTCCAAAGCCACTGGCCAACAATGGAGCGGTATGCCTGGCTCGCAGTACTTTTTCAATTGGCCGCGTTCTATTTTAATCCGTCATCGGAAAAAATGCTGATTGCCAGTCCGCACCAGCGTGCGGGCGGCGATGCATTCATGCAGAAGCTTCGCGCAATGCCCGGAGATGTCTATATCCCTTATCATGGGTTCATCACGCGACTAGCGGGCAAACCTTCTCATGCGAACATTCTGGCCACTATCGATGTGCTCCGCACGCACGATAGCACCGCTGTTCGCCTGCAACGCGATCTCGATTCGGCCTTTGCCTGCCATCGCTTCAGTGCCATCATCATGGAGGAATGCCCGCGTATTCCATGTGATTCTATTGCCCATTATATGCTCGATGGCCGCATGCTTTTGGAGCCGAATGTCATGCTCTCTCGTTTTGGGAGCGAGGCCTCACGGCCCAATTATGTGTATATCCCGAAATAA
- a CDS encoding glycosyltransferase family 39 protein, giving the protein MPATRSRQFALSLILCGIIFSVTLTYPFNNDNALYAYMGDLLLHGHLPYIGSWDQNYPGIVLIHAFQIVTSGHSQLAFHAFDILIQLIGSALLYKIGTFLLDSRAGALAAILGALYYVQQGLWMAGERDTYVTILLLAAFSLWLCEPKGHRFWIGLLAGSTLLLRPTYGLYAPVFLMAFLREPSGTRLRSALLVIIGAALPFVLFLLVYLPLGGLRDFWEATFLFNMRVYGGTGTSFDFWQPVRFYAISSFAVASGSHYLWKTNRPALYVWTGLFAASLISLILLYRHSVYHYHPAMTLFILLSAIGWTRVIEWTKWNAWAKQTLTAGVVLFFVFQTLRGNTVQHVLIGIAQGEIRSFDDSYAQYEPSKEFGYPAQLACSQYLISRTKPGDTVQMFGPYSYPQYHARLTSASRFQTIHALAMRGNDTLMPFQQRWRREYLADMRQKHPKYFIVCDAPEAFRQYYGGRLGHEILREDFRELGAWLDSNYYAETKIGAFTLYRVVIHN; this is encoded by the coding sequence TTGCCCGCCACCCGTTCCCGCCAATTCGCGCTGTCGCTGATTCTCTGCGGGATAATCTTTTCCGTCACGCTCACCTATCCCTTCAATAACGATAACGCGCTATATGCCTATATGGGGGACCTGCTCTTGCATGGCCATCTCCCCTATATCGGATCGTGGGACCAAAATTATCCGGGCATCGTGCTCATCCATGCATTCCAAATTGTAACGAGCGGTCACTCTCAACTCGCCTTTCATGCCTTCGACATTCTGATTCAATTGATAGGCAGTGCCCTACTCTATAAGATAGGCACGTTCTTGCTCGATTCGCGCGCCGGAGCGCTGGCCGCCATCCTTGGGGCGCTCTATTATGTGCAACAGGGATTATGGATGGCTGGCGAGCGCGATACCTATGTCACCATCTTACTGCTAGCAGCATTCTCTCTTTGGCTCTGCGAGCCGAAGGGACATCGTTTCTGGATTGGACTCCTGGCTGGCTCGACCCTTCTCCTTCGCCCGACATACGGTTTGTATGCACCGGTCTTTCTCATGGCTTTTCTGCGCGAGCCTTCGGGCACGCGGCTCCGAAGTGCGCTACTTGTAATTATCGGGGCGGCGCTTCCTTTTGTTTTGTTTCTTCTTGTCTATTTGCCACTCGGCGGGCTCCGCGATTTTTGGGAAGCCACTTTCCTTTTCAATATGAGGGTCTACGGCGGCACCGGAACATCATTTGACTTCTGGCAGCCCGTCCGCTTTTACGCGATTTCATCATTCGCAGTGGCATCCGGCTCTCATTATCTCTGGAAAACGAACCGACCGGCTTTGTATGTATGGACCGGCCTATTCGCGGCTAGCCTTATTTCGCTGATCCTGCTATACCGTCACAGCGTCTACCATTACCATCCGGCGATGACGCTATTCATCCTATTGTCCGCCATTGGCTGGACGAGAGTGATAGAGTGGACAAAATGGAACGCATGGGCAAAGCAGACTCTGACGGCAGGAGTCGTACTTTTCTTTGTTTTCCAAACCCTTCGTGGTAATACTGTCCAGCACGTTCTTATCGGGATCGCGCAAGGCGAAATCAGATCATTCGATGATTCGTATGCACAATATGAACCCTCGAAGGAATTCGGCTATCCGGCCCAACTGGCGTGTAGCCAATACCTGATATCCCGCACAAAGCCCGGCGACACGGTGCAAATGTTTGGCCCATACAGCTATCCGCAATACCATGCTCGGCTAACGAGCGCAAGCCGTTTCCAGACGATTCATGCGCTGGCGATGCGGGGCAATGATACGCTCATGCCGTTTCAACAGCGATGGCGGCGTGAGTATCTGGCCGATATGCGTCAGAAGCACCCAAAGTACTTCATCGTTTGCGATGCGCCGGAAGCATTCCGTCAGTACTATGGTGGCCGACTGGGCCATGAGATTCTTCGAGAGGACTTCCGCGAACTTGGCGCGTGGCTCGATTCAAATTATTATGCTGAAACGAAGATCGGCGCTTTTACTTTATATAGAGTTGTAATTCATAATTAA
- a CDS encoding flavin reductase family protein gives MKLTFDPDIASHSEIHRLLVGGVAPRPIALVASMDKEGRVNLSPFSFFNVFGVNPAVVCFSPAYSGRTGKPKDTMLNVLETRECTVSIVSYDIVHQISLASAPYERGVDEFVKAGLAKLDSVKVIPPGVAESPFVIEARLLHHVDFGQKPGSANMMICEIVMLHVSESVLTEQGSIDPHLIDQVARLGGPYYTRARDGIFVLPQPGKILPGIDRLPEEIRNSPILTGKHLAQLASVETIPISSSSNATTLATRHETARTLLEAGDVEEAWKVLVQQ, from the coding sequence GTGAAGCTCACTTTCGACCCTGATATTGCATCGCACAGCGAAATTCACCGTCTACTTGTTGGCGGTGTCGCTCCTCGCCCAATTGCCCTTGTTGCGTCCATGGATAAGGAGGGGCGAGTCAACCTTTCACCATTTAGCTTCTTCAATGTCTTTGGGGTGAATCCAGCCGTCGTTTGCTTTAGTCCGGCATACTCAGGCAGGACTGGCAAGCCCAAGGATACGATGCTAAACGTGCTGGAGACACGAGAATGCACGGTCTCCATAGTATCATACGATATTGTCCACCAGATCAGCCTTGCCTCGGCACCCTATGAACGTGGGGTGGACGAGTTCGTGAAAGCCGGTCTGGCCAAACTCGACAGCGTGAAGGTCATACCACCGGGTGTCGCGGAAAGTCCGTTTGTCATCGAGGCGCGTCTTCTGCATCATGTCGATTTTGGCCAAAAACCCGGGAGCGCGAATATGATGATCTGCGAAATCGTCATGCTACACGTTAGCGAATCCGTCTTGACGGAACAGGGTAGCATCGATCCCCACCTCATCGATCAGGTCGCACGGCTCGGCGGCCCTTACTACACCAGAGCGCGTGATGGAATATTTGTTCTGCCCCAACCAGGCAAGATCCTGCCTGGGATCGATCGGCTGCCAGAAGAAATCCGTAATAGTCCAATTCTCACTGGCAAGCATCTCGCTCAATTGGCAAGTGTGGAGACGATTCCGATTAGTTCTTCGAGCAATGCAACGACACTTGCTACGCGGCATGAGACCGCGCGAACTCTGCTGGAAGCAGGAGATGTCGAAGAGGCGTGGAAGGTTTTGGTTCAGCAGTAA
- a CDS encoding class I SAM-dependent methyltransferase, whose product MQIAEYDALERVEREHWFYKGKRLLVRWWIERAAHLDAGDRILDAGAGTGELVRELGGMYEHKGISVIGIEYSAEGRRLARERKGTDLLEGSILDLPLRDESCAVTIALDVLEHVEEDARAFAEMLRITKPGGLLIINVPAFMSLWSDWDVSLGHFRRYTKRKFRDRVQAQLRPAPYEVVYLDYINVFAFPAIWLYRKVARLVRLTSRAEDKIPSPRVNALMMKLFVEPSKALWFHPPFGVSLFIVLRKK is encoded by the coding sequence TTGCAGATCGCCGAATACGACGCCCTCGAAAGAGTCGAGCGCGAACATTGGTTTTATAAAGGCAAGCGTCTGCTCGTGCGCTGGTGGATCGAACGCGCCGCACATCTTGATGCTGGCGACCGCATTCTGGATGCTGGTGCCGGCACCGGAGAGTTAGTGCGGGAACTAGGCGGCATGTACGAACACAAAGGAATTTCTGTTATTGGAATCGAGTACTCTGCTGAGGGTCGGAGGCTCGCGCGCGAGCGAAAAGGGACCGACTTGCTCGAAGGCTCTATTCTTGACTTACCTCTGCGCGATGAAAGTTGTGCGGTCACGATCGCTCTCGATGTCCTGGAACATGTCGAAGAAGATGCGCGAGCGTTCGCGGAAATGTTGCGGATAACAAAACCGGGCGGCCTTCTCATCATCAATGTGCCGGCGTTTATGAGCTTGTGGAGCGATTGGGACGTCTCGCTAGGACACTTCCGGCGCTACACGAAACGGAAATTCAGAGATCGCGTGCAAGCCCAGCTACGTCCGGCACCATACGAGGTCGTCTATCTCGATTATATTAATGTATTCGCATTTCCGGCCATCTGGCTGTATCGGAAAGTGGCGCGACTTGTCCGGCTCACATCGCGCGCTGAAGACAAGATTCCCTCGCCACGAGTGAATGCGTTGATGATGAAGCTCTTTGTCGAGCCGAGCAAAGCGCTGTGGTTTCATCCACCATTTGGAGTATCACTCTTCATAGTGCTTCGGAAGAAATGA
- a CDS encoding GDP-mannose 4,6-dehydratase: protein MKTILITGGAGFIGSNFLGYLYRKYPDYHLIVLDALTYAGSPDNIPDEIKRSKRFEFWYGNVTNDDLVSQLVSRSDIIVHFAAESHVARSIFDNKIFYVTDVLGTQAVANAATRHKGLDRFIHISTSEVYGTAHTAPMTEEHPLNPLSPYASAKAGADRLVYSYIASYGIPACILRPFNQFGPKQHLEKVVPRFITSALLGEPLTVHGTGGAIRDWLFVEDTCMRIDKVMHAPIESIKGEVFNLGSGFELDVLSIAQLVLKILKKPEDLISHIGNRPGQVDRHISSTEKSARILGIEPGRSFEAGLEQTIEWYSNNRAWWEKQLWMRHVPIMTETGKVEYH, encoded by the coding sequence TTGAAGACAATCCTTATAACCGGCGGCGCCGGATTCATCGGCAGCAATTTCCTGGGTTACCTCTATCGGAAGTATCCCGATTACCATCTTATCGTCCTTGATGCGCTGACGTATGCTGGCTCGCCGGATAATATCCCCGACGAGATCAAAAGATCGAAGCGGTTCGAGTTTTGGTACGGCAACGTGACCAATGACGATCTCGTGAGCCAACTGGTTTCGCGATCGGATATCATTGTCCATTTTGCGGCCGAAAGTCACGTCGCGCGTTCGATCTTCGACAACAAGATTTTCTATGTCACGGACGTGCTCGGTACGCAGGCGGTTGCCAACGCAGCAACGCGTCATAAAGGGCTCGATCGATTCATTCATATTTCGACAAGCGAGGTCTACGGCACGGCGCACACCGCACCGATGACCGAAGAACACCCGTTAAATCCGCTCTCTCCGTATGCAAGTGCAAAAGCCGGCGCGGATCGCCTCGTCTATTCCTACATCGCGAGCTATGGTATTCCGGCTTGTATCCTTCGGCCATTCAACCAATTTGGACCGAAGCAGCACCTGGAGAAAGTCGTGCCGCGTTTCATCACGAGTGCATTACTTGGCGAGCCGCTCACCGTGCACGGCACAGGTGGCGCGATCCGCGATTGGCTCTTTGTCGAAGATACCTGCATGCGGATCGATAAGGTAATGCATGCACCGATCGAATCGATCAAAGGAGAAGTCTTCAATCTCGGTAGCGGATTCGAGCTCGATGTACTCTCCATCGCTCAACTGGTACTCAAAATTCTTAAGAAGCCCGAGGATCTGATTTCACACATCGGCAACCGGCCCGGACAGGTCGATCGACATATCTCCTCGACTGAAAAGTCCGCACGGATTCTTGGCATCGAACCCGGTCGGTCGTTCGAAGCCGGTTTGGAACAGACCATCGAATGGTATAGCAATAACCGCGCATGGTGGGAAAAGCAGCTATGGATGCGGCACGTCCCCATCATGACAGAGACAGGAAAGGTCGAATATCACTGA
- a CDS encoding GNAT family N-acetyltransferase encodes MTELSIVVAVYNEEAVLRELHRRLSAALQISGKTYEIILVDDGSRDRSLAIMQELRTLDPQHVRPLSFTRNFGHHIALTAGLDQAEGAIVIMMDADLQDQPEEIAKLLAKLEEGYDVVWGERATRQFSWYKNLSSRMFLWLMNSVARSEVPLNSSIFRAMRRPVADDLRKMREQARYLPGLVSWLGYRETSVPVEHGARFAGETKYSLWRLIKLALSTATSFSTAPLQLATVSGMITAAIAVLFVLYILARKFTGVYTVPGYASVMIAIFVFGALQLIVIGLMGEYVSRIYREAQGRPLYLLRDLGSRSITAPESTLPSTSLRPAIIEDLWEVMALDPELPLAHVFHHPNSDALANYHLQSWNRESVKVISEARDGFKVVCIFEELAWDSKLLGVKAGRIHYANALCESQERESLVSNSRANALRRVLGACLANARSRGIQLIDARVSGKDQFLTRAFEAEGFHTVDSLVTLGADRSALERITRDGHANPMSSIRPMQSSEEAVLAQISYDAFGDFHAIQDRFFLEPAISHERSQVLFREWFLNLSRKAQSDQACVLVAELDGKPAGYIALEPMAPFDGLVWWRDSLNAVASEARGRGVYRALIRAAFEYVQNAGGAGLITKTQGSTNRVINSWLHAGGGMLESFTTLHWTPS; translated from the coding sequence ATGACTGAATTATCGATAGTCGTTGCTGTATATAATGAAGAAGCCGTGCTACGTGAGCTGCACCGGCGGCTCTCGGCTGCACTCCAAATAAGCGGCAAGACCTACGAGATCATCCTCGTGGATGACGGCTCGCGCGATCGATCGCTGGCGATCATGCAGGAACTTCGCACCCTTGACCCACAGCATGTCCGGCCGCTCTCCTTCACGCGTAATTTCGGCCATCATATCGCGCTGACTGCGGGACTGGATCAGGCTGAGGGAGCCATCGTCATCATGATGGACGCGGATCTTCAGGACCAGCCTGAAGAGATCGCGAAGTTACTTGCAAAACTCGAGGAAGGCTACGATGTCGTTTGGGGCGAGCGTGCAACGCGACAATTTTCCTGGTATAAAAACCTCTCGAGCCGGATGTTCCTCTGGTTGATGAATAGCGTGGCGCGTTCGGAGGTACCGTTGAACTCGAGTATTTTCCGCGCGATGCGACGTCCGGTGGCGGACGATCTCCGCAAAATGCGCGAGCAAGCGCGCTATCTACCCGGTCTCGTAAGCTGGCTTGGATATCGGGAGACGAGCGTTCCGGTCGAACATGGCGCACGCTTCGCTGGAGAAACGAAATACTCTCTATGGCGGCTCATCAAGCTCGCACTGAGCACGGCCACCAGTTTTAGCACTGCACCCCTTCAACTGGCGACCGTCTCCGGCATGATCACCGCCGCGATTGCCGTACTGTTTGTCCTATACATCCTTGCGCGGAAGTTTACCGGGGTATATACTGTACCAGGGTATGCATCCGTCATGATCGCAATTTTTGTTTTTGGAGCTCTGCAACTGATCGTTATCGGGCTGATGGGCGAGTATGTCAGCCGAATTTACCGCGAGGCGCAAGGCCGACCGTTGTATCTGTTGCGAGATCTCGGTTCGCGCTCCATCACCGCTCCGGAATCCACGTTGCCATCGACCAGCCTTCGTCCCGCCATCATCGAGGATCTCTGGGAGGTGATGGCGCTCGATCCAGAGCTTCCGCTTGCGCATGTTTTCCATCATCCGAATAGTGATGCGCTGGCCAATTACCACCTGCAATCCTGGAATCGGGAAAGTGTCAAAGTGATTTCCGAGGCGCGAGATGGCTTTAAGGTAGTCTGTATCTTCGAGGAGCTTGCATGGGATTCGAAACTTCTCGGGGTAAAGGCCGGACGAATCCACTATGCGAATGCACTGTGTGAATCTCAGGAGCGCGAATCTCTGGTGAGCAATTCGCGAGCCAATGCATTGCGGAGGGTGCTCGGAGCCTGTCTGGCAAACGCGCGTTCTCGCGGCATCCAGTTGATCGATGCCCGCGTCTCCGGCAAGGACCAATTCCTGACTCGCGCATTTGAAGCGGAAGGATTTCACACGGTCGATTCCCTCGTCACACTTGGAGCTGATCGTTCGGCCCTTGAGCGAATTACCAGAGATGGGCATGCAAATCCAATGAGTTCGATTCGCCCCATGCAGTCCTCTGAGGAGGCTGTGTTAGCTCAGATCTCTTACGATGCCTTTGGAGATTTTCACGCGATCCAGGACCGGTTCTTTCTGGAGCCGGCAATTTCACACGAACGTTCGCAAGTCCTGTTCCGGGAGTGGTTTTTGAACCTCTCGCGGAAGGCTCAATCGGATCAGGCTTGCGTTTTGGTTGCGGAACTCGATGGCAAACCTGCAGGCTATATCGCACTCGAACCGATGGCACCGTTCGACGGCCTCGTCTGGTGGCGCGACTCCCTGAATGCAGTGGCCAGCGAAGCCCGAGGCCGCGGAGTCTATCGCGCCCTGATCAGAGCCGCATTTGAATATGTTCAAAATGCCGGTGGCGCAGGGCTGATTACCAAAACCCAAGGCTCGACAAACCGTGTTATCAATTCCTGGCTGCACGCCGGCGGTGGCATGCTTGAAAGCTTTACGACACTACACTGGACACCATCGTAG